A region from the Streptosporangium sp. NBC_01756 genome encodes:
- a CDS encoding DUF5999 family protein: MCQHQPSCPASDAPDHEAARLVAFHPEQGWGLLCNGVVLFDDSGELLPDGRSIPAHGDPCRRAA; this comes from the coding sequence ATGTGTCAACATCAGCCTTCGTGTCCGGCCTCGGACGCACCCGATCATGAGGCGGCCCGTCTTGTGGCCTTCCACCCCGAACAGGGATGGGGACTGCTCTGCAACGGTGTGGTGCTTTTCGATGACAGCGGCGAGCTTCTGCCCGACGGACGCAGCATCCCCGCGCACGGCGACCCCTGCCGACGCGCGGCGTGA
- a CDS encoding maleylpyruvate isomerase family mycothiol-dependent enzyme: MVVDSSRLILTEKTGLSCGPEALHEALYMHRKRLVGRLAELTPADWAAPTRCPQWSVHEVVRHIVDVAEYHVTQLAKRPEPTRFDRFGSFNPVSTPVLWLQDSAGQSPEQTVEALLRVIEEEHDILGDRIEEGGAALERSAAGREILWSVQSLHVLWDAWLHERDMAETLGAGEPPDAAVQSFVALYSLLIAGGVATVFGDTPHVSFHLIGSPDGVYEISGHRDDVRVAVGSDSPSQLNGPFEAVLESIAGRGPSLAETVGVSNATIEGLSRLSVVMTAR; this comes from the coding sequence ATGGTCGTTGATTCGAGCCGACTGATACTGACGGAGAAGACGGGCCTGAGTTGCGGCCCAGAGGCGCTGCACGAAGCGCTGTACATGCACCGTAAGAGGCTCGTGGGTCGTCTTGCCGAGCTTACGCCGGCTGACTGGGCGGCTCCGACGCGCTGCCCGCAGTGGTCCGTTCACGAAGTCGTCCGCCACATTGTCGACGTGGCGGAGTATCACGTCACCCAGCTCGCCAAACGGCCGGAGCCCACCCGCTTCGACAGATTCGGATCGTTCAATCCTGTCTCAACTCCCGTGCTGTGGCTCCAGGATTCCGCTGGTCAGTCCCCGGAACAGACGGTCGAGGCCCTTTTAAGAGTCATTGAAGAAGAGCACGACATCCTCGGTGATCGGATCGAGGAGGGCGGCGCCGCCCTGGAACGCAGCGCTGCGGGTCGTGAGATTCTGTGGTCGGTGCAATCTCTACACGTGCTGTGGGATGCCTGGCTTCATGAGCGCGACATGGCGGAGACTCTCGGGGCGGGCGAACCGCCGGATGCCGCCGTGCAGAGTTTCGTCGCTCTCTACAGTCTGCTGATCGCCGGAGGCGTCGCCACGGTGTTCGGAGACACCCCCCATGTGTCCTTCCATCTCATAGGCAGCCCTGATGGCGTGTACGAGATCTCAGGGCACCGAGACGATGTGAGGGTGGCTGTCGGAAGCGACTCGCCCTCACAGCTCAATGGACCGTTTGAAGCGGTTCTGGAGAGTATCGCCGGGCGCGGCCCCTCGCTCGCCGAGACCGTCGGGGTCTCGAACGCCACCATCGAAGGCCTTTCAAGGCTGTCTGTCGTCATGACGGCCCGGTAA
- a CDS encoding CBS domain-containing protein yields the protein MRARDLLTDFPTVTLDTSVLDAARLLAGQDLPGLIVVDSDGLPFSILAGTQVLALAVPGYCLDDPALARVVDEAHADTFLHAVAGQTVRQALPPKPRELPITDPGATVLEIAALMARTHTPLVAVVSEGRLRGAVTLQALMDRMLAS from the coding sequence ATGCGCGCTCGCGACCTGCTCACCGACTTTCCCACCGTGACCCTGGACACCTCGGTCCTGGACGCCGCCCGGCTGCTGGCCGGCCAGGATCTGCCGGGCCTGATCGTGGTGGACTCCGACGGGCTGCCGTTCAGCATCCTGGCGGGCACTCAGGTGCTGGCTCTGGCGGTGCCCGGCTACTGCCTGGACGATCCGGCACTGGCCCGGGTGGTGGACGAGGCCCACGCCGATACCTTCCTACACGCGGTGGCCGGGCAGACCGTACGCCAGGCGCTGCCGCCCAAACCGCGCGAGTTGCCGATCACCGACCCTGGTGCCACCGTGCTGGAGATCGCCGCGTTGATGGCCCGCACCCACACCCCGCTGGTGGCCGTGGTGAGCGAGGGCCGCCTGCGGGGCGCGGTGACGCTACAGGCGCTCATGGACCGGATGCTCGCCTCATGA
- a CDS encoding aldo/keto reductase, with the protein MKYRTLGASGLRVSELILGAMTFGEQGGVGAPAEECRRMLDLYREAGGNTIDTAVNYRDGASEEILGQWLHGRRDSFVVGTKYTVSRDRDDPNAAGNHRKNLRASLETSLRRLGTDYVDLYWVHMWDRHTPMEETMRALDDAVRAGKVLHVGISDTPAWVVSRANTLAEWRGWSPFVGLQVPYSLLQRDIERELLPMAESLGLGVTAWSPLGGGVLSGKYTQPGGPDGPARLSPGSVSERDHAVARAVQEVADEMGATPSQVAIAWTMSRSPAVLPIVGARSTGQLGDNLAAAELELGPEALARLEGTAPVELGFPHDFIAQTSPWVFAAANV; encoded by the coding sequence ATGAAATACAGGACGTTAGGCGCCAGTGGTCTTCGGGTCTCCGAGTTGATCTTGGGAGCCATGACCTTCGGCGAACAGGGCGGGGTGGGCGCGCCGGCGGAGGAGTGCCGGCGCATGCTCGACCTGTACCGCGAGGCGGGCGGCAATACGATCGACACGGCGGTCAACTACCGCGACGGGGCCAGCGAGGAGATCCTCGGCCAGTGGCTGCACGGGCGGCGGGACTCGTTCGTGGTGGGCACGAAGTACACCGTCTCCCGCGACCGCGACGACCCCAACGCCGCCGGAAACCACCGCAAGAACCTCCGGGCTTCCCTGGAGACCAGCCTGCGGCGGCTGGGCACGGATTATGTGGATCTGTACTGGGTGCACATGTGGGACCGGCACACGCCCATGGAGGAGACCATGCGCGCCCTGGACGACGCCGTCCGGGCAGGCAAGGTGCTCCATGTCGGGATCTCCGACACCCCCGCATGGGTGGTGTCGCGGGCCAACACCCTGGCCGAATGGCGGGGCTGGAGCCCCTTCGTCGGCCTGCAGGTCCCCTACAGCCTGCTCCAGCGCGACATCGAGCGCGAGTTGCTGCCGATGGCCGAGTCGCTCGGACTGGGGGTCACCGCGTGGAGCCCGCTGGGCGGTGGCGTGTTGTCGGGCAAGTACACGCAGCCGGGCGGGCCCGACGGTCCCGCCCGGCTGTCGCCGGGCTCAGTGTCGGAGCGGGACCACGCCGTCGCCCGGGCCGTGCAGGAGGTCGCTGACGAGATGGGTGCCACGCCTTCCCAGGTCGCGATCGCGTGGACGATGAGCCGTTCGCCTGCCGTGCTGCCCATTGTGGGCGCCCGGAGCACCGGGCAACTGGGTGACAACCTCGCGGCGGCGGAGCTGGAACTCGGTCCGGAGGCGCTGGCCCGGCTAGAGGGGACGGCCCCCGTCGAGCTCGGGTTTCCGCACGACTTCATCGCGCAGACTTCCCCCTGGGTCTTCGCTGCGGCGAACGTCTGA
- the argG gene encoding argininosuccinate synthase, which translates to MSKVLTSLPAGERVGIAFSGGLDTSVAVAWMRDKGAVPCTYTADIGQYDEPDIASVPGRALAYGAEIARLVDCRTALVEEGLAALTCGAFHIRSAGRPYFNTTPLGRAVTGTLLVRAMIEDDVQIWGDGSTFKGNDIERFYRYGLLANPHLRIYKPWLDADFVSELGGRKEMSEWLLAHELPYRDSTEKAYSTDANIWGATHEAKTLEHLDTGIETVDPIMGVRFWDPAVEILTEDVTIGFDQGRPVTINGKEFATPVDLVMEANAIGGRHGMGMSDQIENRVIEAKSRGIYEAPGMALLHAAYERLVNAIHNEDTLANYHNEGRRLGRLMYEGRWLDPQALMLRESLQRWVGTAVIGEVTLRLRRGEDYSIMDTSGPAFSYHPDKLSMERTEDSAFGPVDRIGQLTMRNLDIADSRAKLEQYASLGMVGTIHPALISAAPAASTELIGAMPQGGAEAIASRGEVSGDDEMLDRAAMEFGTD; encoded by the coding sequence ATGTCCAAGGTTCTCACCTCCCTGCCCGCCGGCGAGCGCGTCGGCATCGCCTTCTCGGGCGGCCTCGACACCTCGGTCGCGGTCGCGTGGATGCGCGACAAGGGTGCCGTCCCGTGCACCTACACCGCCGACATCGGCCAGTACGACGAGCCCGACATCGCCTCGGTGCCCGGTCGCGCGCTGGCGTACGGTGCCGAGATCGCGCGGCTGGTCGACTGCCGCACGGCGCTGGTAGAGGAGGGCCTCGCCGCGCTCACCTGCGGTGCGTTCCACATCCGCTCGGCCGGGCGCCCCTACTTCAACACCACGCCGCTCGGTCGTGCCGTCACGGGGACCCTGCTGGTCCGGGCGATGATCGAGGACGACGTGCAGATCTGGGGCGACGGCTCGACGTTCAAGGGCAACGACATCGAGCGGTTCTACCGGTACGGCCTGCTCGCCAACCCTCACCTGCGCATCTACAAGCCCTGGCTCGACGCGGACTTCGTGTCCGAGCTCGGCGGTCGCAAGGAGATGTCGGAGTGGCTGCTCGCCCACGAGCTGCCCTACCGCGACAGCACCGAGAAGGCCTACTCGACCGACGCCAACATCTGGGGCGCCACCCACGAGGCCAAGACCCTGGAGCACCTCGACACCGGCATCGAGACCGTGGACCCGATCATGGGCGTGCGGTTCTGGGATCCCGCGGTCGAGATCCTCACCGAGGACGTGACGATCGGCTTCGACCAGGGCCGCCCGGTGACGATCAACGGCAAGGAGTTCGCCACCCCGGTCGACCTGGTGATGGAGGCGAACGCGATCGGTGGACGGCACGGCATGGGCATGTCGGACCAGATCGAGAACCGGGTGATCGAGGCCAAGAGCCGCGGCATCTACGAGGCGCCCGGGATGGCGTTGCTGCACGCGGCGTACGAACGGCTGGTCAACGCGATCCACAACGAGGACACCCTGGCGAACTACCACAACGAGGGGCGGCGGCTCGGCCGGTTGATGTACGAGGGCCGCTGGCTCGACCCGCAGGCGCTGATGCTGCGAGAGTCGCTGCAGCGCTGGGTCGGCACGGCGGTCATCGGCGAGGTGACGCTGCGGCTACGGCGCGGCGAGGACTACTCGATCATGGATACCTCAGGGCCGGCTTTCAGCTACCACCCGGACAAGCTGTCGATGGAGCGCACCGAGGACTCGGCGTTCGGTCCGGTGGACCGGATCGGCCAGCTCACCATGCGCAACCTCGACATCGCCGACTCGCGCGCCAAGCTTGAGCAGTACGCCAGCCTCGGCATGGTCGGCACCATCCACCCCGCGCTCATCAGTGCCGCCCCGGCGGCCTCGACCGAACTGATCGGCGCGATGCCGCAGGGCGGTGCCGAGGCCATCGCTTCACGCGGCGAGGTCTCCGGCGACGACGAGATGCTCGACCGCGCCGCCATGGAGTTCGGCACCGACTGA
- a CDS encoding type 1 glutamine amidotransferase, producing the protein MLDKPRVLAVQNWANGGPGRFGEWLADAGLAVEVVTAFDGSPLPSRLSHDALLVLGGGYLPDDDEKAPWLPATRALVAEALAGSVPLFGICLGGQMLASVAGGKVLGDAGAPEHGSTPIMIRAEAAGDPLFHDLPDVVPAIEHHVDAITDLPGGAVWLAETERCPYQAFRVGQQAWGVQFHPEIIPEWIRRWDADRLREQGFDPGELYAAALADEPLSAPAWREVALRFAALVRDRRAGH; encoded by the coding sequence ATGCTCGACAAGCCTCGCGTCCTCGCCGTGCAGAACTGGGCGAACGGTGGTCCTGGACGGTTCGGTGAGTGGCTGGCGGACGCCGGGCTCGCCGTGGAGGTCGTCACCGCGTTCGACGGCTCTCCCCTCCCTTCACGGCTCTCGCACGACGCGCTGCTCGTGCTCGGCGGCGGCTACCTGCCCGACGACGACGAGAAGGCGCCGTGGCTCCCCGCCACGCGGGCCCTGGTCGCCGAGGCCCTGGCCGGATCGGTGCCCCTGTTCGGCATCTGCCTCGGCGGGCAGATGCTCGCCTCGGTGGCCGGAGGCAAGGTGCTGGGCGACGCGGGAGCACCCGAGCACGGCAGCACACCCATCATGATCAGGGCCGAGGCGGCGGGCGACCCACTCTTCCACGACCTGCCGGACGTCGTCCCCGCGATCGAGCACCACGTCGACGCGATCACCGACCTGCCCGGCGGCGCCGTCTGGCTCGCGGAGACCGAAAGGTGCCCCTACCAGGCGTTCCGGGTGGGTCAGCAGGCCTGGGGCGTGCAGTTCCACCCCGAGATCATCCCTGAGTGGATCCGGCGGTGGGACGCCGACCGGCTCCGCGAGCAGGGGTTCGACCCAGGTGAGCTGTACGCGGCGGCACTGGCGGACGAGCCGCTCTCCGCGCCGGCCTGGCGCGAAGTGGCCCTGCGGTTCGCGGCGCTCGTCCGGGACCGCCGCGCCGGGCACTGA
- a CDS encoding TetR/AcrR family transcriptional regulator, producing the protein MSSEVPDGRPGRRSGPVPAAAETRERILTATRELLDERRFDTLSVADILAAAGVSRASFYFYFPNKQAVLADLVHEAVAGGQRAAQPWIGEEQDSVAALRAGVSDGARLWRENAGVLRAIVESWGSDDDLRALWLAQMNLFTEAAAARIEADPEARQRLGDLDGRAVAASLSWLGERLYYLAAAGVPPFDDEQVLVDVLTNAWTSALYGKAST; encoded by the coding sequence ATGAGCAGCGAAGTCCCTGACGGTCGTCCCGGACGTCGATCCGGTCCAGTTCCCGCCGCCGCGGAGACGCGGGAGCGCATCCTGACCGCCACCCGTGAACTGCTGGACGAACGCCGCTTCGACACCCTCAGCGTCGCCGACATCCTGGCCGCCGCGGGGGTGTCGAGGGCGAGCTTCTACTTCTACTTCCCCAACAAGCAGGCCGTGCTGGCCGACCTGGTGCACGAGGCGGTGGCGGGAGGGCAGCGGGCCGCCCAGCCCTGGATCGGAGAGGAGCAGGATTCGGTCGCCGCCCTGCGAGCGGGCGTGAGCGACGGGGCCAGGCTGTGGCGGGAGAACGCCGGCGTGCTCCGAGCGATCGTGGAGAGCTGGGGCTCCGACGACGACCTGCGTGCCCTCTGGCTGGCGCAGATGAACCTGTTCACCGAGGCCGCCGCCGCCCGGATCGAGGCGGATCCGGAGGCCCGGCAGCGACTCGGCGACCTCGACGGCCGGGCGGTCGCCGCGTCACTGTCGTGGCTCGGGGAGCGGCTCTACTACCTGGCCGCGGCCGGCGTGCCGCCCTTCGACGACGAGCAGGTCCTGGTGGACGTCCTCACCAACGCGTGGACCTCCGCCTTGTACGGCAAGGCGTCGACCTAG
- a CDS encoding family 10 glycosylhydrolase produces MTTYRAGRKWRPAAIGRIAAAALLLILAGAVVPTPAAGAGIKDLAACSTAPATPKRQLRAMWIASVANIDWPSKAGLGVSAQQAEFRSWLDLAAQKNMNAVVVQIRPTADAFWPSPYEPWSQWLTGTQGTNPGYDPLAFMVSETHARNIEFHAWFNPYRIANHDDPTRLVAGHPARQNPGWRFAYGGKLYYNPGIPAVRDFIEDAIMDAVTRYDLDGVHLDDYFYPYPVSGQTIPDASVYAQYGAGFGNVHDWRRNNVNLLVKELDQLIHTARSWVSFGVSPFGIWRNAATDPLGSRTSGMQSYDAVYADTRLWAKQGWIDYIAPQIYWHIGYSVADYAVLTAWWSSVVKDTDVRLLIGQAAYRAGAAGEDPAWQQPGELTDHLYGNRQHPEIVGDIFFSAKDIRANRIDGISRLVTDHYSRPALIPVRGTAAAPTSPSITSAARVSNGISLSWQRDDSSSPTSYAVYRVDGSPAMDPCFFADARNLLKTTQGTSFTDTTAAATGTYTYYLTALDRAQRESGPSTGRVVTGTGPFSVVVDNGDASFTAGSNWGTSSFSSQLHGTDYRFADPVTASDLAWFRAEIPATGSYRVEVWYPANSGYNSATPFIVATGGGNQVVNVDQRVNGGQWRGLGTFTLSAGTRNVVGVSRWTSTSGYVIADAVRITKL; encoded by the coding sequence GTGACGACGTATCGAGCGGGCCGGAAGTGGCGGCCTGCCGCCATCGGTCGGATTGCCGCAGCGGCTCTCCTCCTCATCCTGGCCGGCGCCGTCGTACCCACGCCGGCGGCGGGGGCGGGGATAAAGGATCTCGCCGCCTGTTCCACCGCCCCGGCGACTCCCAAGCGCCAGCTCCGTGCCATGTGGATCGCCAGCGTCGCCAACATCGACTGGCCGAGCAAGGCCGGCTTGGGTGTGTCGGCGCAGCAGGCCGAGTTCCGCTCCTGGCTGGACCTCGCAGCCCAGAAGAACATGAACGCCGTCGTCGTACAGATCAGGCCGACGGCCGACGCGTTCTGGCCGTCGCCCTACGAGCCGTGGTCGCAGTGGCTGACCGGCACTCAGGGGACCAACCCCGGCTACGACCCGCTGGCGTTCATGGTCAGCGAGACGCATGCCCGCAACATCGAGTTCCACGCGTGGTTCAACCCGTACCGGATCGCCAACCACGACGATCCCACCCGGCTGGTGGCCGGCCACCCGGCCCGGCAGAACCCCGGCTGGCGATTCGCCTACGGCGGCAAGCTCTACTACAACCCGGGGATACCGGCGGTCCGCGACTTCATCGAAGACGCCATCATGGACGCGGTCACCCGTTACGACCTCGACGGCGTGCACCTTGACGACTACTTCTACCCGTATCCGGTCAGTGGCCAGACGATTCCGGACGCCTCCGTCTACGCCCAGTACGGCGCCGGTTTCGGCAACGTCCACGACTGGCGGCGCAACAACGTCAACCTGCTGGTGAAAGAGCTGGACCAACTGATCCACACGGCCAGGTCATGGGTCAGTTTCGGGGTCAGCCCGTTCGGCATCTGGCGCAACGCCGCCACCGATCCGCTCGGCTCGCGGACCTCCGGCATGCAGTCCTATGACGCCGTCTACGCCGACACCCGGCTCTGGGCGAAGCAGGGCTGGATCGACTACATCGCCCCACAGATCTACTGGCACATCGGGTACTCCGTCGCCGACTACGCGGTGCTCACCGCCTGGTGGTCCTCCGTGGTCAAGGACACCGACGTCCGACTGCTCATCGGACAGGCCGCCTACCGGGCCGGAGCGGCCGGCGAAGATCCGGCCTGGCAGCAACCCGGCGAGCTCACCGACCACCTCTACGGCAACCGGCAGCACCCGGAGATCGTCGGCGACATCTTCTTCAGTGCCAAGGACATCCGGGCCAACCGGATCGACGGCATCTCCCGGCTGGTGACCGACCACTACTCCAGGCCCGCCCTGATACCGGTCCGCGGCACCGCGGCCGCGCCCACCAGTCCGTCGATCACCTCGGCGGCCCGCGTCTCCAACGGAATCTCGCTGTCGTGGCAACGGGACGACTCAAGCAGCCCGACCTCGTACGCGGTCTATCGGGTCGACGGTTCCCCGGCCATGGACCCGTGCTTCTTCGCCGACGCCCGCAACCTGCTCAAAACCACCCAGGGAACGTCCTTCACCGACACCACCGCCGCGGCCACGGGCACCTACACCTACTACCTGACGGCTCTGGACAGGGCGCAGCGCGAAAGCGGGCCGAGCACCGGCCGGGTGGTGACGGGAACCGGCCCGTTCAGCGTCGTCGTCGACAACGGCGACGCCAGCTTCACCGCCGGGTCCAACTGGGGCACGTCGAGCTTCTCATCGCAACTCCACGGAACCGACTACCGGTTCGCCGATCCCGTCACGGCGAGCGACCTGGCATGGTTCAGAGCCGAGATCCCCGCCACCGGAAGCTACCGCGTCGAAGTCTGGTATCCGGCGAACTCCGGCTACAACAGCGCGACGCCGTTCATCGTGGCGACCGGCGGCGGCAACCAGGTCGTCAACGTCGATCAGCGCGTCAACGGCGGCCAGTGGCGCGGCCTCGGCACGTTCACCCTCTCGGCCGGCACCCGCAACGTCGTCGGGGTGAGTCGCTGGACGTCCACCAGCGGCTACGTCATCGCCGACGCCGTCCGCATCACGAAACTCTAA
- a CDS encoding nuclear transport factor 2 family protein, protein MSDDTRDTVQELLRRMAEGDHARTAELFAEPIDWQLNWPAEGHPAVPWIRPRSDRADVADHFRSLEAHHVPELNGTSVTRILVDGAHAVVLGEIVQTVRDGGVAYTSPFALHLTVEDGLVTRYHIYEDSLTVAQALSA, encoded by the coding sequence ATGAGTGATGACACCCGTGACACCGTGCAAGAACTGCTGCGGCGGATGGCCGAGGGCGATCACGCCCGTACCGCGGAGTTGTTCGCCGAGCCGATCGACTGGCAGCTCAACTGGCCCGCTGAGGGGCATCCAGCGGTGCCGTGGATTCGACCCCGGTCCGACCGGGCCGATGTGGCAGACCACTTCCGGTCGCTGGAGGCCCATCACGTGCCCGAGTTGAACGGCACCTCGGTGACACGGATCCTGGTCGACGGAGCGCATGCCGTCGTGCTCGGGGAGATCGTGCAGACGGTGCGGGACGGCGGCGTCGCGTACACCTCGCCGTTCGCGCTGCACCTCACCGTCGAAGACGGGCTCGTCACCCGCTACCACATCTACGAGGACAGCCTTACGGTCGCGCAAGCCCTCAGCGCTTAA
- a CDS encoding ArsB/NhaD family transporter has protein sequence MTALAWLSVAVFLGAYALIATERVHRVAAALGGAGIMLLIHASDAGAAFFSSETGVDWNVIFLLLGMMVIVGVLKQTGIFEYLAIWAAKRAKGRPFRLMVLLVVITALASALLDNVTTVLLIAPVTFLVCERLALPVVPFLIAEAMASNIGGAATLVGDPPNIIIASRGGLSFNDFLAHMAPMVVILVVVFIGLCRIMFRKAFVYDPERAAEIMNLDEREAIADRTLLWQSLSVLALVMAAFVLHPVLHYEPSVVAILGAGTLVAATKVTTEQAIAEVEWPTLVFFMGLFVMVGALVETGVIGQISQAAVDATEGRLGLTAIGLLWASTGISAIVDNIPYVATMSPIVADLVQANGGNAHAQVLWWALAFGADLGGNATAVGAAANVVIIGIAARNRTPISFWEFTKYGLIVASVTVVLVTPYLWLRYLM, from the coding sequence ATGACGGCTCTGGCCTGGCTGTCGGTGGCGGTCTTCCTCGGTGCTTATGCGCTGATCGCGACCGAGCGTGTCCACCGGGTCGCCGCCGCCCTCGGCGGCGCCGGCATCATGCTGCTGATTCATGCCAGTGACGCCGGCGCGGCGTTCTTCTCCTCTGAGACGGGCGTCGACTGGAACGTCATCTTTCTGCTACTGGGCATGATGGTGATCGTCGGGGTGCTGAAGCAGACCGGGATCTTCGAATACCTGGCGATCTGGGCGGCCAAACGGGCCAAGGGCCGTCCGTTTCGGCTGATGGTGCTGCTGGTGGTCATCACCGCGCTGGCCTCGGCGCTGCTGGACAACGTCACCACGGTGCTGCTGATCGCACCGGTGACGTTCCTGGTGTGTGAACGGCTCGCGCTGCCGGTGGTGCCGTTCCTCATCGCCGAGGCGATGGCCTCCAACATCGGCGGCGCCGCCACTTTGGTCGGCGATCCACCCAACATCATCATCGCCAGCCGGGGCGGGCTGAGCTTCAACGACTTCCTGGCACACATGGCACCGATGGTCGTCATCTTGGTCGTGGTGTTCATCGGCCTGTGCCGGATCATGTTCCGCAAGGCGTTCGTCTACGATCCCGAACGTGCCGCCGAGATCATGAACCTGGACGAGCGCGAGGCGATCGCCGATCGCACTCTGCTGTGGCAGAGCCTGTCCGTGCTCGCCCTGGTGATGGCCGCCTTCGTGCTGCATCCGGTGCTGCACTATGAACCGTCGGTCGTGGCGATCCTCGGTGCGGGGACCTTGGTGGCGGCCACCAAGGTCACCACCGAGCAGGCCATCGCCGAGGTGGAGTGGCCCACCCTGGTGTTCTTCATGGGGCTGTTCGTCATGGTCGGCGCCCTGGTCGAGACCGGCGTCATCGGGCAGATCTCCCAGGCCGCGGTGGATGCCACCGAGGGTCGGCTGGGGCTGACCGCGATCGGCCTGCTGTGGGCCTCGACCGGCATCTCGGCGATCGTGGACAACATCCCCTACGTGGCGACGATGAGCCCGATCGTCGCCGACCTGGTGCAGGCGAACGGCGGCAACGCCCACGCCCAGGTGCTGTGGTGGGCGTTGGCCTTCGGGGCCGATCTGGGCGGCAACGCCACCGCCGTCGGCGCCGCGGCCAATGTCGTCATCATCGGCATCGCCGCCCGCAACCGCACCCCGATCAGCTTCTGGGAGTTCACCAAGTACGGCCTCATCGTCGCCTCGGTCACCGTGGTGCTGGTGACGCCCTATCTGTGGCTGCGCTACCTGATGTGA